DNA sequence from the Streptomyces cinnabarinus genome:
CCACCATCCCCGCCGCGGCGGACTGTCCGATCAGCTCGTCCAGTTCGGACAGACAGGGCCCCTCGGCCTCCTCCGCGGCCCGGGAGGCGGCCGCCGCGGCCGCCGCGCCCACCGCCGCCAGCGGCACCGTCGGACGCCGCTCGGCCACCCCGTCCCCGGCGCGCAGCACCCCGAGCATCTCCCGCAGCTCGGTGAGCGCCTGCCGGCCCATGTCGCCGACCAGGGCAGCGTTCTTGACCGCCTTCTCCGGGTCCTTGCGCGCGACGGCCTGGAGCGCTGCGGCGTGGACGACCATCAGGCTCACCCGGTGCGCCACCACGTCGTGCATCTCCCGCGCGATCCGGGTCCGCTCCTCGCCGCGGGCCCACTCGGCCCGTTCCTCGGCGCGCTCCGCGAGCAGTTGCAGCTCCCGCTCCAGGCTGTCCGCCCGTTCCCTGAGCGACTCCATCAGGCGGCGCCGGGCGCCCACGTACAGCCCGAGCAGCAGCGGCGGCGCGGTCATCCCCAGCGAGGTGGTGATCGCGCCGAACGGCACGAACCAGTCGCCGAATTGGAGGTCGCCCTGGTCCACACCCTGCCGCAGCCATACGAACGTCACGATCAGCATGCCGACCTGGGACATCCCGGCCAGCGCCGCGATGATCCGGCGGGGCGCTTCCGAGGCGGCCAGGGTGTACAGGCCGACGATGATCATCAGGAAGCCCATCTGGGCCGGCATGACGGCGATCGAGACCAGGACGACGGCGATGGGCCACCGCCGCCGCACCACCAGGACCGAACCGGCCAGCACCCCGAACAGCACACCCAGAACCCGCGGTATCCCCGCGTCCGCGGCGAAGCTGAACCCTTTCGCCCCGCACTCCAGCGCGGACACCGCGGCCAGACTTATGTCCAGCACGGCACTGCGCCACCTCGCCCACCACCACGGCCCGGCATGGGCCCCGGCGTGGTCTTCCCCCGTCGTGGTCATGCCTCCAGCCTACGGGCGTAGGCCACCGCTTTTCCGGCGAGTTTCGCCGACTGGCCTACACCACGTCGTTCAGCCCCGGAACCGACTATTCCGGGCGGCGCGGCCCGGTGGACGGCGAGTTGAACCGTCGCACGGAAGGCGCCCGGTACGGCATAGTGGGAGGCCACCGCTCGACGGCCAGACCAATTGTCCGGCTTAGTCGAGATTTTCCCCCGTGGTGTAATTGGCAGCACTGTGGCTTTTGGTGCCATCTGTCCGGGTTCGAGTCCTGGCGGGGGAGCCTTTCCCCATTCGGGCCCTTGACTGTGCACACCGCAGTCGGGGCCCGCTCTCATATCCCTCACGAAACGCCCCGGTATCCTGCGGATGTCCACCCCTCACCATCCCAAAAGCCGAAGGGCAACCCCGTGAGCGCCATTCGCCCGGCAGCCGTCGTCGTTCTCGCAGCGGGTGAGGGCACCCGTATGAAGTCGACCACACCCAAGGTTCTGCACGAGATCTGCGGACGCAGCCTCGTGGGTCATGTGCTCGCCGCCGCCCGTGAGTTGCGGCCCGAGCAGCTCGTCGTGGTCGTCGGGCACGCCCGTGAGAAGGTCACCGCGCATCTCGCCGAGGTCGACGCCGAG
Encoded proteins:
- a CDS encoding sensor histidine kinase, encoding MTTTGEDHAGAHAGPWWWARWRSAVLDISLAAVSALECGAKGFSFAADAGIPRVLGVLFGVLAGSVLVVRRRWPIAVVLVSIAVMPAQMGFLMIIVGLYTLAASEAPRRIIAALAGMSQVGMLIVTFVWLRQGVDQGDLQFGDWFVPFGAITTSLGMTAPPLLLGLYVGARRRLMESLRERADSLERELQLLAERAEERAEWARGEERTRIAREMHDVVAHRVSLMVVHAAALQAVARKDPEKAVKNAALVGDMGRQALTELREMLGVLRAGDGVAERRPTVPLAAVGAAAAAAASRAAEEAEGPCLSELDELIGQSAAAGMVVDLSVEGDVRDYAPEVEQTAYRVVQEALTNVHKHAAGAKTYVRLAHRVAEIAMQVENEPPPEAASSARLPSGGNGLVGMKERVSALGGVFVSGPTDAGGFRVSAVIPAV